In the Topomyia yanbarensis strain Yona2022 chromosome 3, ASM3024719v1, whole genome shotgun sequence genome, one interval contains:
- the LOC131687749 gene encoding uncharacterized protein LOC131687749: MEWVRYKRRERRVILRTLSDFLSEIVRDASEATLYCGGYSQLESHPRSGKGKPKEREEFLNAHCASESDARREVEGKKPCKICSRSDYRIRNCPDFRKLNLAMRWEAVRKWSLCKTCLNDHGDSPCKLSFRCNVGSCSESHNPLLHPEKFYANCNVHRFQQQSVIFRMIPVTLYNGLYALKAKGVVQSLRVTWTAGVSRLEKDSQRLDLSISARDSTQRFQIKNAHTVEELKLPKQTLGFEEIANRFKHLHDIPIMDYKQGVPRILIGLKDLHLYAPLETRVGRPDEPIAVKSKLGWTVYGPVRSDDPKEDFVGHHSCSSASNQELHDILKKYYALEEAGVSVALITESAAERRAREILDSTTVRIGNRFETGLLWKLDQPTFPDSYSMALRRMKGLEKRLLRDEGLFNNVRSTIAEYLTKGYAHKATFQELQEHKAPNVWYLPLNIVINPRKPDKLRLVWDAAAAVGGVSLNSQLLTGPDMLTSLPSVICRFREREVGFGGDIKEMYHQIRIRKEDQQVQRFLFRNDPCSHPEVYVMDVATFSSTCSPCSAQFIKNKNAGEFSTQYPEASKAIVDNHYVDDYFDSTDTVGEAIRRAKEVRYIHSRGGFEIKNWVASSSEVLQALGEAKPEQRIHFNEDKHTGTERVLGIVWNSESDEFCFTTRLRNELMPFITGEQWPTKRAVLSCVMSFFDPLGLMAPFTIYGKMLIQDLWRTGCEWDEEIDEESIAKWKNWIGRLPEIEQIRIPRYHFVKGQEADYSTLQLHVFVDASSNAYGCAAYFRILVAGKPYCSLVMAKSKVAPLKQLTIPRLELQGGSRLLNTIIETHSLPIKQRYLWTDSRTVLSWIHSDQRKYKQYVTFRIGEIHSLTNPDEWRWLPTKHNVVDDVTKWQAGRRFESDSPWFQGTSFLNHFEELWPQQPQVDPNLLEEIRAINMFHDVSVMEAVIDPLRFSKLRF; this comes from the exons ATGGAGTGGGTGCGCTACAAAAGAAGAGAGCGCCGCGTAATTCTTCGAACATTATCCGATTTTCTGTCGGAGATTGTGAGAGATGCCAGCGAGGCCACGTTGTACTGCGGAGGATATTCGCAACTTGAAAGTCATCCAAGAAGCGGGAAAGGTAAACCGAAAGAGCGCGAAGAATTCCTGAATGCCCATTGCGCTTCGGAAAGTGATGCTCGGCGTGAGGTAGAAGGAAAGAAGCCGTGCAAAATCTGCTCTCGGTCAGATTACCGCATCCGTAACTGccccgattttcgtaaattgaatCTGGCGATGCGCTGGGAGGCTGTACGAAAATGGAGTCTGTGTAAAACCTGTTTAAATGACCATGGGGATTCCCCTTGCAAACTCAGTTTTCGCTGCAATGTCGGCAGCTGCAGTGAATCACACAATCCGCTTCTACACCCGGAAAAATTTTACGCTAATTGCAATGTGCATCGATTCCAGCAGCAATCGGTGATCTTTCGAATGATTCCAGTAACACTGTACAATGGACTGTATGCG CTGAAGGCGAAAGGAGTTGTGCAATCGCTTCGTGTAACGTGGACTGCAGGTGTTTCACGGTTGGAAAAAGACTCACAGAGGCTGGACTTGTCGATTTCAGCTCGAGATTCTACACAGCGCTTCCAAATTAAGAATGCACACACGGTAGAAGAGCTGAAACTGCCGAAGCAGACGCTGGGATTTGAAGAAATTGCTAATCGGTTCAAGCATCTCCACGACATACCAATAATGGACTATAAACAAGGTGTTCCACGGATATTAATCGGGCTAAAGGACCTTCACTTGTACGCTCCACTCGAGACTAGGGTGGGACGCCCCGATGAGCCCATAGCGGTCAAGTCAAAGTTGGGTTGGACGGTATACGGTCCGGTACGGAGTGACGATCCAAAAGAAGATTTTGTTGGTCATCATTCTTGTAGTAGCGCATCGAATCAAGAATTACATGACATCCTAAAAAAGTATTACGCCTTGGAAGAGGCAGGCGTTTCAGTAGCCTTAATTACGGAATCGGCCGCGGAGCGAAGAGCAAGAGAAATTTTGGACAGTACTACAGTAAGGATTGGCAACCGCTTTGAGACGGGCTTGCTGTGGAAGTTGGACCAGCCCACCTTTCCAGACAGTTATTCTATGGCATTAAGGCGAATGAAAGGCCTTGAAAAGCGTCTTCTGAGAGATGAAGGTCTGTTCAACAATGTACGAAGCACGATTGCTGAATATTTAACGAAAGGATACGCACACAAAGCAACGTTCCAAGAATTGCAAGAACACAAAGCTCCCAACGTGTGGTATCTGCCATTGAACATCGTGATCAACCCCAGGAAGCCGGATAAACTACGTTTGGTGTGGGACGCGGCAGCAGCGGTGGGTGGTGTCTCGTTAAATTCCCAATTACTTACGGGGCCAGACATGCTGACATCTCTTCCCTCTGTTATATGTCGTTTCCGTGAACGTGAAGTCGGGTTCGGAGGTGATATAAAAGAGATGTACCACCAAATACGTATCAGAAAGGAGGATCAGCAGGTTCAGCGGTTCTTGTTTCGAAACGACCCTTGCTCGCATCCAGAGGTATATGTAATGGACGTTGCTACATTCAGCTCAACCTGTTCCCCGTGTTCCGctcaatttataaaaaataagaacGCAGGCGAATTCTCCACACAGTATCCGGAGGCATCGAAGGCCATTGTGGATAACCACTATGTCGACGATTATTTTGACAGTACCGACACGGTGGGCGAAGCAATAAGACGGGCGAAAGAGGTACGTTATATTCATTCTCGTGGCGGTTTCGAAATCAAAAACTGGGTAGCGAGTTCTAGTGAAGTCCTTCAGGCTCTGGGTGAAGCCAAACCAGAACAGCGAATACACTTTAACGAAGACAAGCATACGGGGACTGAAAGAGTGCTCGGAATTGTGTGGAATTCGGAAAGTGACGAGTTTTGTTTCACGACAAGGTTACGTAATGAGCTGATGCCCTTTATAACGGGTGAGCAATGGCCAACCAAAAGAGCAGTCCTGAGTTGTGTGATGAGTTTTTTCGACCCGCTAGGGCTGATGGCCCCATTCACTATCTATGGAAAGATGCTGATACAGGATCTCTGGCGAACGGGCTGTGAATGGGATGAAGAGATAGATGAGGAATCAATAGCTAAGTGGAAAAATTGGATAGGACGGTTGCCGGAGATTGAACAAATTAGGATACCTCGCTATCATTTCGTGAAAGGGCAGGAGGCGGACTACAGTACTTTACAGCTGCACGTATTCGTCGATGCCAGCTCAAACGCATATGGGTGCGCAGCGTATTTCCGGATTTTAGTCGCTGGAAAACCGTATTGTTCTCTCGTGATGGCGAAGTCCAAGGTAGCTCCACTAAAGCAGCTGACGATTCCACGACTGGAGTTGCAAGGGGGATCCAGGCTGTTAAACACCATTATCGAAACACATTCACTGCCGATAAAGCAACGGTACCTCTGGACGGATTCTAGAACTGTTCTTTCCTGGATTCACTCCGACCAGCGAAAATACAAGCAGTATGTTACTTTTCGAATTGGAGAGATCCATTCTCTTACTAATCCGGACGAATGGCGCTGGTTACCAACAAAGCACAATGTAGTAGACGACGTGACTAAGTGGCAAGCGGGACGCCGATTCGAATCCGACTCACCATGGTTCCAGGGGACAAGCTTTCTAAATCATTTCGAAGAGCTATGGCCGCAGCAACCGCAAGTAGATCCAAACTTGTTGGAGGAAATTCGGGCAATAAATATGTTTCACGATGTCTCAGTTATGGAAGCAGTTATTGACCCCCTCAGATTCTCTAAGTTAAGGTTCTGA